One region of Niallia sp. Man26 genomic DNA includes:
- a CDS encoding PH domain-containing protein, producing the protein MYTKIEEPNRCISEKAMKVWRISEALLNGGILVVLGIVYYLDVYFDWKYWIGWIIIGLLGLTVLSAIWGIILEPSLKQKYWRYDVDEEFIQLKSGIWNKQHQLIPMTKVQSVELIQGPLLRKYELYSISVGTMGSSHKIPAIPQEEARELRDQIAHYAKIKEVE; encoded by the coding sequence ATGTATACAAAAATTGAGGAACCGAATAGATGTATTTCTGAAAAGGCAATGAAAGTGTGGCGGATATCGGAAGCTCTCCTAAATGGGGGAATTCTAGTTGTACTTGGCATAGTATATTATTTAGATGTTTATTTTGATTGGAAGTACTGGATAGGCTGGATAATAATTGGGCTTCTTGGGCTAACAGTATTATCCGCAATTTGGGGGATTATTCTTGAACCGTCATTAAAGCAAAAATATTGGCGTTATGATGTGGATGAAGAGTTCATTCAATTGAAATCAGGTATCTGGAATAAACAGCATCAACTCATTCCGATGACAAAGGTACAATCTGTTGAACTTATTCAAGGGCCATTATTAAGAAAATACGAGCTGTATTCCATCTCTGTCGGCACAATGGGCAGCAGTCATAAAATACCAGCTATACCGCAAGAAGAAGCACGAGAACTAAGGGATCAGATAGCACATTATGCAAAAATAAAGGAAGTGGAATGA
- a CDS encoding LamG-like jellyroll fold domain-containing protein, producing MIPSAAFAEKDKQKSPSSTNPSFQNVSVHDPSIIKDGDTYYVFGSHIEAAKSNDLINWETFTNGYTTPNNKLYGDLSKNLAGSFKWAGENDSDSKGGFAVWAPDVFWNENYVNKDGSKGAYMIYYSASSTYIRSAIGYAVSQNIEGPFEYVDTIVYSGFTKQSAKDANSNVDKKWVNTNISTLISSKELTNENDSWFNADGSYNNNLYPNAIDANVFTAADGKLWMTYGSWSGGIYLLEIDKKTGKPIYPGKDGKTKDGRMIDRYFGTKIAGGYYKSGEGPYVVYDKNTKYYYLYVTYGWLGADGGYNMRLFRSKSPDGPYVDASGQSAVLPGNVDNSPYGNKVMGNFLFERRIGDPGTGIGVGYVSPGHNSAFIDSKTGQHFLVFHSRFPETGEMHEVRVHQMFMNSEGWPVAAPYRYSGEKLEKVNRQNLIGQYQFINHGKAYSGDITESVYIELNKNGKITGDATGTWKKTSHNEAEIKIDGSTYNGVFVRQWDETSQSYVMAFTAMSNEGVTIWGSKMEDKSDKEIVQDVKTDLNLGDTANVVSNISLPTEGTRHTTITWKTSDSNVISATGAVTRPEAGAASKEATLTATITKGKSTTTKTFVITVLPYKENGLAAQYSFEGDLSDSNAQFGSGTVTGNRIDNNGGTISYTDGVNGGKAAKFDGASGIRLPNGLISSDSYSVSLWIKPEQLTQYTTTFFGARDSNNWISLLPYGTGNGSTEVWSGSSKWYDASVGSQIKTGEWTHLAFTVDKDAISVYVNGNEKYKGTGFPNIFTTASTSFSLGVNWWDPPFKGSMDELKIYDGSLTADEISNLAQRNE from the coding sequence ATGATTCCCAGCGCTGCCTTTGCAGAAAAAGATAAACAAAAATCCCCTTCTAGCACAAATCCTAGTTTTCAAAATGTATCTGTTCATGATCCATCTATTATCAAGGATGGTGACACATACTATGTATTTGGTTCTCATATTGAAGCAGCCAAGTCAAACGATTTAATAAATTGGGAGACATTCACAAATGGGTATACAACACCTAATAACAAGCTGTATGGAGATTTATCCAAAAATTTAGCCGGATCATTCAAATGGGCTGGCGAAAATGACTCCGACAGCAAGGGAGGTTTTGCTGTTTGGGCTCCGGATGTTTTCTGGAACGAAAATTATGTTAATAAGGATGGTAGCAAAGGTGCTTACATGATTTACTACAGTGCTTCCTCCACATATATACGCTCAGCGATCGGTTATGCAGTTTCTCAAAATATTGAAGGTCCATTTGAATATGTCGACACCATTGTGTATTCAGGTTTCACAAAACAAAGTGCAAAAGATGCTAACAGCAATGTTGATAAAAAATGGGTAAATACAAATATCAGTACCTTAATAAGCTCTAAAGAATTAACAAATGAAAACGACAGCTGGTTTAATGCTGACGGCTCCTATAACAATAATCTTTATCCTAATGCGATTGATGCTAATGTGTTCACAGCTGCTGACGGCAAGTTGTGGATGACATATGGTTCTTGGTCTGGCGGAATTTATCTGCTGGAAATTGATAAGAAAACTGGAAAACCAATTTATCCTGGCAAAGACGGAAAAACAAAGGACGGCAGAATGATTGACCGCTACTTCGGCACAAAAATCGCCGGAGGCTATTACAAATCTGGAGAAGGTCCGTATGTGGTTTATGATAAAAATACGAAATATTATTATCTGTATGTGACATATGGCTGGTTAGGTGCTGATGGAGGTTATAATATGAGGCTGTTCCGTTCCAAATCACCTGATGGTCCTTATGTAGATGCAAGTGGTCAATCTGCAGTGCTACCTGGGAATGTTGACAATTCTCCATACGGAAATAAGGTAATGGGAAATTTCCTGTTTGAACGAAGAATTGGCGATCCAGGAACTGGTATCGGAGTCGGCTATGTATCTCCTGGGCATAACTCAGCTTTCATCGATTCTAAAACTGGGCAGCATTTCTTAGTATTCCATTCCCGCTTCCCTGAAACAGGTGAAATGCATGAAGTACGTGTCCATCAAATGTTCATGAACAGTGAAGGCTGGCCTGTTGCAGCACCATACCGCTACAGCGGGGAAAAGTTAGAAAAAGTGAATAGACAAAATCTTATAGGCCAATATCAGTTCATTAATCATGGAAAAGCTTATTCAGGCGATATTACAGAATCAGTTTATATTGAACTAAATAAAAACGGTAAAATAACAGGAGATGCGACAGGTACTTGGAAAAAAACAAGTCATAACGAAGCAGAAATAAAAATCGATGGCAGTACCTATAACGGTGTGTTTGTCCGCCAATGGGATGAAACGTCCCAAAGCTATGTGATGGCATTTACAGCAATGTCAAACGAAGGAGTTACAATCTGGGGCAGCAAAATGGAAGATAAGTCAGACAAGGAAATAGTCCAGGATGTAAAAACCGACCTAAACCTTGGTGATACAGCTAACGTAGTTTCAAATATATCCTTGCCGACTGAGGGAACCCGTCATACAACAATTACTTGGAAAACCTCTGATTCAAATGTCATATCAGCAACAGGTGCAGTAACACGTCCAGAGGCTGGTGCTGCCAGTAAAGAAGCAACGCTAACCGCAACTATTACAAAAGGCAAGTCCACGACTACTAAAACCTTCGTCATTACTGTTTTGCCATATAAGGAAAATGGCTTGGCAGCCCAATACTCATTCGAAGGTGATTTAAGTGACAGCAATGCACAATTCGGCAGCGGTACAGTGACAGGAAATAGAATTGATAATAATGGTGGAACAATCTCCTATACAGATGGAGTAAACGGAGGAAAAGCAGCAAAATTTGACGGAGCTTCAGGCATCCGCTTGCCAAACGGATTAATATCTAGTGATAGCTATAGTGTTTCTCTCTGGATTAAACCAGAACAGCTGACGCAATACACTACTACTTTCTTCGGTGCAAGAGACAGTAACAACTGGATAAGTCTGCTTCCATATGGCACAGGAAATGGAAGCACAGAAGTATGGTCAGGCAGCTCTAAATGGTATGATGCATCTGTCGGCAGCCAAATAAAAACGGGTGAGTGGACACATCTTGCTTTTACAGTTGATAAGGATGCGATCTCCGTGTACGTAAACGGAAATGAAAAATATAAAGGCACAGGATTCCCAAACATATTCACAACGGCTAGCACAAGCTTTAGTTTAGGAGTGAACTGGTGGGACCCACCATTTAAAGGTAGCATGGATGAATTGAAGATTTATGATGGCTCACTTACAGCTGATGAAATAAGCAACCTTGCTCAAAGGAACGAATAA
- a CDS encoding PH domain-containing protein has translation MMEGRTVRLHPVKMLLDLITLVKTNIIFIFFLYVIHFGTDNKVWIALQYLFAVFILIAIVYIIFDWCFYRYTVKDEAIHIISGVIKKSERVIYLNKIQNIQRRTTVIHKLFNISSITMETGESGDNGSIALPAVSRKEADWLETIASTEYMDVPDEAAEDNIEYTVEKTNDRQIHFIASKKDVLKASFTSFSFFALIPVVFSIYSNVEDVFPVTNKMGDWFSSIMRYWWMIAILLFLFTIAAVAYGVISTYWRYGKYQILSDSNRIYIRKGLVDEVAFSILKEKVQAIEVIQSPLKRILKLAEVKLVSAGETGEEDLKTNSLYPFLPIEKAYEIVHELLPEYKIHSKMTSLPKNALAARLLRPSYLWIISLIALCIFKPGLWYASFAVLLFVYLLRTLDFVNSRYIVKDEYIQMKTGSFQTSLFLTKRNKVIEIEVGQSRWQKRFGLATIDIVNRSKPIVHTEISDIPYEAAAGFYYWYRMRTKEIRIDKQ, from the coding sequence ATGATGGAAGGGAGAACAGTAAGGCTGCATCCGGTAAAAATGCTGCTGGACCTCATTACATTGGTTAAAACCAATATAATATTTATTTTCTTTCTTTATGTCATCCATTTTGGCACAGACAATAAGGTTTGGATAGCTTTACAGTATTTATTTGCAGTATTTATACTTATTGCCATTGTTTATATAATCTTTGATTGGTGCTTCTACCGTTATACAGTGAAAGATGAAGCTATTCATATTATATCGGGTGTCATAAAAAAATCAGAGCGGGTTATTTACTTAAATAAGATACAAAATATTCAAAGACGCACTACTGTTATCCATAAGTTATTTAATATCTCTTCCATTACTATGGAAACTGGTGAGTCAGGGGATAATGGTTCGATTGCACTGCCTGCTGTCTCTCGAAAGGAAGCAGATTGGCTGGAGACTATAGCTTCAACTGAGTATATGGATGTACCTGATGAAGCGGCTGAGGATAACATAGAATATACGGTGGAGAAAACAAATGACAGACAGATTCACTTTATAGCGTCAAAAAAAGATGTCTTAAAGGCATCCTTTACATCATTTAGTTTTTTTGCACTAATTCCTGTTGTTTTTTCTATCTATTCCAATGTAGAAGATGTTTTCCCTGTTACAAATAAAATGGGGGATTGGTTTAGCAGCATTATGAGATACTGGTGGATGATCGCTATACTGCTGTTTCTTTTTACAATAGCTGCAGTTGCTTATGGTGTAATCTCCACGTACTGGAGATATGGAAAATACCAAATATTATCTGACAGCAATAGAATTTATATTAGAAAAGGACTTGTGGATGAGGTTGCATTTTCTATCTTAAAAGAGAAGGTGCAAGCAATTGAAGTGATCCAATCGCCTTTGAAAAGAATCCTGAAACTTGCAGAGGTCAAGTTAGTCAGTGCAGGGGAGACAGGGGAAGAAGATTTAAAGACAAACTCTCTTTATCCGTTTTTGCCGATAGAGAAAGCATATGAAATTGTTCATGAATTATTGCCTGAGTACAAAATTCATTCAAAAATGACTAGCCTGCCGAAGAACGCGCTAGCAGCAAGGTTGTTAAGACCGAGCTATTTATGGATTATATCATTAATTGCTCTATGTATTTTTAAACCAGGTTTATGGTATGCATCGTTTGCCGTATTGCTGTTTGTTTATCTATTACGAACTCTGGACTTCGTGAACAGCCGCTATATAGTAAAGGATGAATATATCCAGATGAAAACAGGCAGCTTCCAAACGTCCTTATTTCTCACAAAAAGAAATAAAGTAATCGAGATTGAAGTAGGACAGTCCCGTTGGCAAAAGCGATTTGGTTTAGCGACAATTGATATTGTCAACCGTTCAAAGCCAATTGTACATACTGAAATATCGGATATTCCGTATGAAGCAGCTGCTGGCTTTTATTATTGGTA